In a single window of the uncultured Pseudodesulfovibrio sp. genome:
- a CDS encoding response regulator, translating into MKKIRLLFVDDESNVLAALRRMLRNKRDHWDMVLVNSGQAALDTLEESRFDVIVSDIKMPGMDGAELLTRVKDFYPGTIRIALSGQVDLNEVIRSIRSVHQYISKPCTAEALIARIEGALLSKEVLTDPEMLKLVTEIDALPVIPKIFQEIQAELAKPEPSIERIADSITQDVGLMAKILKLVNSPFFGLPTHIDSMHKAITMLGLDTIKALILSTHLFTAYDGNALSGLKLNMLWEHCFRVANIARLIAECDKADKNVIVNCRMAGLLHDVGKLILINSFPEQYIRVLASARENGGPVCRIEREVFGTTHAEMGAFLMGLWGMSHEVVHAIGYHHDHRPSNEYIPNVVTAANSIDHHCVVFHKDYSRIRIREDIAPQLFEEKRLHKWLNYIYDHWQDIDDFNCADENLLNNILDRG; encoded by the coding sequence ATGAAAAAAATACGCCTGCTATTTGTAGACGACGAAAGCAATGTTCTTGCCGCGCTGCGCCGAATGTTGCGCAACAAAAGAGACCACTGGGACATGGTCCTGGTCAATTCGGGCCAGGCCGCCCTGGATACGCTCGAAGAGAGCAGGTTCGACGTCATCGTTTCCGACATCAAGATGCCGGGCATGGACGGTGCCGAGCTGCTCACCCGCGTGAAGGACTTTTACCCCGGGACCATCCGTATCGCCCTGTCCGGGCAGGTGGACCTGAACGAAGTCATCCGCTCCATCCGCTCCGTGCACCAGTATATTTCCAAGCCGTGCACGGCCGAAGCCCTGATCGCGCGCATCGAAGGCGCCCTGCTGTCCAAGGAGGTGCTGACCGATCCCGAGATGCTCAAGCTGGTCACCGAGATCGATGCCCTTCCGGTCATCCCCAAGATATTCCAGGAGATACAGGCCGAACTGGCCAAGCCAGAGCCGTCCATCGAGCGCATCGCGGATTCCATCACCCAGGATGTGGGACTGATGGCCAAGATCCTCAAGCTGGTCAACTCGCCCTTCTTCGGCCTGCCCACGCATATCGATTCCATGCACAAGGCCATCACCATGCTCGGGCTCGACACCATCAAGGCCCTGATCCTTTCCACCCACCTGTTCACGGCCTATGACGGCAACGCCCTGTCCGGGCTCAAGCTGAACATGCTCTGGGAGCACTGCTTCCGTGTGGCCAACATCGCCCGCCTCATCGCCGAATGCGACAAGGCGGACAAGAACGTCATCGTCAATTGCCGCATGGCCGGCCTGCTGCACGACGTGGGTAAGCTCATCCTGATCAACTCTTTCCCGGAGCAATACATCCGGGTCCTGGCCTCGGCCCGGGAAAACGGTGGGCCGGTGTGCCGCATCGAGCGCGAGGTGTTCGGGACCACCCACGCCGAGATGGGAGCCTTTCTCATGGGGCTGTGGGGTATGTCCCATGAGGTGGTCCACGCCATCGGCTACCACCACGACCACAGGCCCTCCAACGAATACATCCCCAACGTGGTCACCGCCGCAAACTCCATCGACCATCACTGCGTGGTCTTTCACAAGGACTACTCGCGAATCCGCATACGGGAGGACATCGCCCCCCAGCTGTTCGAGGAAAAGCGTCTTCACAAGTGGTTGAACTACATCTACGACCATTGGCAGGATATCGATGACTTCAACTGCGCCGATGAAAATCTTCTCAACAACATCCTGGACAGGGGGTAG
- a CDS encoding HD domain-containing phosphohydrolase, producing MKPRILLVDDEPNVLSALRRQLRDLYEVDVQSAPVEALKQLDRSKPYAAAVSDYRMPGMNGIEFLNELKKQSPETTRLMLTGYADLDNAIRAVNDGNVFRFLTKPCERDSLLQNVADAVHQYELVTAKRVLLEKTLKGSVDLLSEITSMVNPQAGQRINRVRRYVRFFAEKKGLKDLWRYDIAAMLCQLGTLILPPGTLETLEGGGKLSPEQAQMWEMHPVIAQSLVTKLPRLQSIADMIAYQLKGFDGTGTPRDNLKEEEIPLGGRILKVALDYDMAKQREDNPQKAFLSMEKRIDEYDPELMYYLEGMLGVEARYAIRTVSLQELSPGMVLHEDVVSKHGALLVRKSLELDKDKIDRMHMFAEKIGIPETFTVLVPERAS from the coding sequence ATGAAGCCGCGCATCCTGCTTGTCGATGATGAACCCAACGTCCTGTCAGCCCTGCGCCGACAGTTGCGGGATCTCTACGAGGTCGACGTGCAATCGGCACCGGTCGAGGCCTTGAAGCAACTGGACCGGTCAAAACCCTATGCCGCCGCCGTGTCGGACTACCGCATGCCGGGCATGAACGGCATCGAGTTTCTCAACGAGCTGAAAAAGCAGAGTCCTGAGACCACACGGCTCATGCTCACCGGATACGCGGACCTGGATAATGCCATCCGCGCGGTCAACGACGGCAATGTCTTCCGCTTCCTGACCAAACCGTGCGAGCGGGACAGCCTGCTCCAGAACGTGGCCGACGCGGTCCACCAGTACGAACTGGTCACGGCCAAGCGGGTCCTGCTGGAAAAGACGCTCAAGGGCAGTGTCGATCTCCTGAGCGAGATCACCTCCATGGTCAATCCCCAGGCCGGACAGCGCATCAACCGCGTCCGCCGCTACGTGCGCTTTTTCGCCGAAAAGAAGGGGCTCAAAGACCTTTGGCGATATGATATCGCGGCCATGCTCTGCCAACTCGGGACCCTCATACTGCCGCCCGGCACGCTCGAGACACTGGAGGGAGGCGGCAAGCTGAGTCCCGAACAGGCGCAAATGTGGGAAATGCACCCTGTCATCGCCCAGAGCCTGGTGACCAAACTCCCCAGGCTCCAATCCATCGCGGACATGATCGCCTACCAGCTCAAGGGGTTCGACGGCACGGGTACCCCGCGCGACAATCTCAAGGAAGAAGAAATCCCCCTGGGCGGCCGCATCCTCAAGGTCGCCCTGGATTACGACATGGCCAAGCAGCGCGAGGACAACCCGCAAAAGGCCTTTCTCAGCATGGAAAAACGCATAGACGAGTATGATCCGGAGCTGATGTATTACCTTGAAGGCATGCTCGGGGTGGAAGCCCGCTACGCCATCCGAACCGTGTCCCTCCAGGAGCTTTCCCCGGGAATGGTCCTCCACGAGGATGTGGTCTCCAAACATGGCGCCCTGCTGGTGCGCAAGAGTCTTGAGTTGGACAAGGACAAGATAGACCGCATGCACATGTTCGCCGAAAAGATCGGCATTCCCGAAACATTCACCGTGCTCGTTCCGGAGAGGGCAAGCTGA
- a CDS encoding HD domain-containing phosphohydrolase — MAWREAYKTVPVLMVDDEPRVLDAHRRTLRTRFDLHTALGGLEALELMKTHGPFTVVVSDFKMPDLDGISLLAKVAELYPDTVRMILTGYADMETAIRAVNTGAIFRFLTKPSEPDDLVMAVSAGIKHAELVRDVKELEIVRRLKNGFEQTLRAFTRLVEFRDPYTSGHMDRTAEISVLIAKRMDMTDDEIAGLRLSAMVHDIGKVAIPSHILHKQGELTDAEFSIIKAHAEVGSEIFKGLGVEWPIARMIREHHERLDGSGYPDGLTGEEMLPQSKVLCVADIIDAIITHRSYRHGLGKSEAVGYLMEGRGRLFDSKIVDIALELMDQGLIREPGD; from the coding sequence ATGGCCTGGCGCGAAGCATACAAGACCGTTCCGGTGCTCATGGTGGACGACGAGCCCAGGGTCCTCGACGCCCACCGCAGGACCCTCCGCACCCGTTTTGATCTGCATACCGCGCTCGGAGGGCTCGAGGCCCTGGAGCTCATGAAGACCCACGGCCCGTTCACCGTGGTGGTCTCGGACTTCAAGATGCCCGATTTGGACGGCATCTCCCTGCTGGCCAAGGTCGCCGAACTCTATCCGGACACCGTACGCATGATCCTGACCGGCTACGCGGACATGGAGACCGCCATCCGGGCCGTGAACACCGGTGCCATATTCCGCTTCCTGACCAAGCCGTCCGAACCGGACGACCTGGTCATGGCCGTGAGCGCGGGCATCAAACATGCCGAGTTGGTCCGGGACGTCAAGGAGCTGGAGATCGTCCGCAGACTCAAGAACGGCTTCGAGCAGACCCTGCGAGCCTTCACGCGCCTGGTGGAATTTCGGGACCCGTACACCTCGGGCCACATGGACCGGACCGCTGAGATTTCAGTCCTGATCGCCAAGCGCATGGACATGACCGACGACGAAATCGCAGGACTGCGCCTGAGCGCCATGGTCCATGACATCGGCAAGGTGGCCATCCCGTCCCACATCCTGCACAAACAGGGCGAACTGACCGATGCCGAATTTTCCATCATCAAGGCTCACGCAGAAGTGGGGTCGGAGATCTTCAAGGGGTTGGGCGTGGAATGGCCCATCGCCCGGATGATTCGGGAGCACCACGAACGGCTCGACGGGTCCGGCTACCCGGACGGACTGACCGGAGAAGAAATGCTGCCCCAGTCCAAGGTCTTATGCGTGGCCGACATCATCGACGCGATCATTACCCACAGGTCGTACCGGCACGGCCTGGGCAAGAGCGAGGCGGTCGGCTACCTGATGGAAGGCCGCGGGCGGTTGTTCGACTCCAAGATCGTGGACATCGCCCTGGAACTCATGGACCAGGGACTCATTCGCGAACCCGGGGATTAG
- a CDS encoding PAS domain S-box protein produces the protein MQGRNRRILTLLLIMVALVAVVSMYATRLLFKTAIEEERVRLQDLVQSQASLAEEMGSLAMGSRVEGGLAACREKILNHIAKAQRDFGHKSQTGEFVVAKVDGNNIVHLFRNGEAVSRTLPGAVTPLDSTEDEPMRRALLGETGTLVWPNPLGSERVAAYAPIVLGQERLGLVAMMNLDEIRAPFIQANAKIFGVGLVLTILCVLLFLKVSEPLIQDLQLSERSYRDLVEGANNLILRINEAGEITFANSFARTFMAGEDDVLLGRTLLSFFEVSHEGQGLEQVVDVIGGEGRQNEIPVRMADGRVGYVSWTVKLIMDQGRPAELLCIGNDATRIHKANMAQKESEERFRGLAKASPVAIIITDIAGNLLYANEKMHQMTMATAVQLAGQGWLNSVHREDRKLVWKHWLERVGPATDKVELRLMSGNGEFVWALWQVVEMGHRQGEASGNIHTFTDITEIKETQLAMSRLTAAIDQAAEMIVMTDLDGVMTYVNPAFEVVSGYSRSEAVGRSTRILSGREQEGDFFADMWETITSGKVWKGRIVNRRKNGERYTLESSIGPIRNNADELIGFVALGRDISQQLVVESQLRQSQKLESIGELAAGIAHEINTPTQYVTSNLQFLHDSCETYSKSVERCRELIGYVKEHPDQFPDEAFRELAEAALDEEEITYLAEDVPAALDESAAGLKRIAEIVRSIKQLAHPGELAKAFHDLNEIARNAITVSTNEWKYVAAMAFEPDELLAPVFCLKGEVGQVVLNLIVNAAHAIESKLKGSGGQGTITIRTRSEGEFAVLEVHDTGTGMPEDVVAKAFDPFFTTKEVGKGTGQGLAIAHNVVAGMHGGRIEIATVEGEGTTFTVLLPFEQPAGD, from the coding sequence ATGCAGGGACGGAATCGAAGAATTCTGACGTTGTTGCTCATTATGGTGGCGCTTGTGGCGGTGGTCTCGATGTACGCGACGAGACTGTTGTTCAAAACGGCCATCGAGGAGGAACGCGTTCGGCTCCAGGACCTGGTCCAGAGCCAGGCCAGCCTGGCCGAGGAAATGGGCTCTCTGGCCATGGGCTCCCGGGTCGAGGGCGGTCTGGCTGCTTGCCGCGAAAAAATTCTCAACCATATCGCCAAGGCCCAACGGGACTTCGGACACAAGAGCCAGACCGGCGAATTTGTCGTTGCCAAGGTTGATGGCAACAACATCGTGCATCTTTTCAGGAATGGTGAAGCCGTGTCCCGTACCTTGCCCGGAGCCGTTACTCCGCTGGATAGCACGGAGGACGAGCCCATGAGGCGGGCTCTGCTCGGGGAGACAGGCACACTGGTGTGGCCCAATCCTCTGGGCAGCGAGCGGGTGGCGGCCTACGCCCCCATCGTCCTGGGCCAGGAGAGGCTCGGTCTGGTGGCCATGATGAACCTCGATGAAATTCGAGCTCCGTTCATTCAGGCGAACGCGAAGATTTTCGGAGTGGGGTTGGTCCTGACGATTCTGTGCGTCCTGCTCTTCCTCAAGGTCAGCGAACCGCTTATTCAAGACCTGCAGTTGAGCGAGAGAAGCTACCGTGACCTGGTGGAGGGGGCCAACAATCTGATTCTGCGCATAAACGAAGCGGGTGAGATCACGTTTGCCAACTCCTTTGCCCGCACCTTCATGGCCGGAGAGGACGACGTGCTGCTCGGGAGGACGCTTCTTTCCTTCTTCGAGGTCAGCCACGAGGGCCAGGGGCTGGAGCAGGTGGTGGACGTCATCGGCGGAGAGGGACGGCAAAATGAAATCCCGGTGCGCATGGCCGACGGCCGGGTCGGCTATGTATCCTGGACGGTCAAGCTGATCATGGATCAGGGGCGGCCGGCCGAGTTGTTGTGCATCGGCAACGACGCCACGCGCATCCACAAGGCGAACATGGCCCAGAAGGAGTCCGAAGAACGCTTCAGAGGGCTGGCCAAGGCTTCTCCCGTGGCCATCATCATCACCGATATCGCCGGTAACCTGCTCTACGCCAACGAGAAAATGCATCAGATGACCATGGCCACGGCTGTCCAGCTGGCGGGCCAGGGGTGGCTGAACAGCGTCCACCGCGAAGACCGGAAGCTTGTCTGGAAGCACTGGCTTGAGAGGGTAGGCCCGGCCACGGACAAGGTGGAGCTCAGGCTCATGTCCGGCAATGGCGAATTCGTTTGGGCTCTGTGGCAGGTGGTCGAGATGGGCCACCGCCAGGGCGAGGCGAGTGGCAATATCCACACCTTCACCGACATTACCGAAATCAAGGAGACCCAGCTGGCCATGAGCCGTTTGACCGCGGCCATCGACCAGGCGGCAGAGATGATCGTCATGACCGATCTGGACGGGGTCATGACCTATGTGAACCCCGCCTTCGAGGTGGTCTCGGGTTATTCCAGGTCCGAGGCGGTGGGCCGGTCGACCCGGATTCTGTCCGGCCGGGAGCAGGAGGGCGATTTCTTCGCCGACATGTGGGAGACCATCACCAGCGGCAAGGTCTGGAAAGGACGTATCGTCAATCGGCGCAAGAACGGCGAGCGGTACACCCTGGAGTCGAGCATCGGCCCCATCCGCAACAATGCGGACGAGTTGATCGGCTTTGTGGCCCTGGGACGTGATATTTCCCAGCAGTTGGTCGTGGAATCGCAATTGCGGCAGTCACAGAAGCTCGAATCCATCGGCGAACTTGCCGCGGGCATCGCCCACGAGATCAATACCCCGACCCAGTACGTCACCTCGAACCTGCAGTTTCTGCACGACTCCTGCGAGACCTACTCCAAGAGCGTGGAGCGCTGCAGGGAGCTGATAGGGTACGTCAAGGAACACCCGGACCAGTTCCCGGACGAGGCGTTTCGTGAGCTGGCCGAGGCCGCCCTCGATGAAGAGGAGATCACCTATCTGGCGGAAGACGTTCCCGCCGCCCTGGACGAATCCGCTGCCGGGCTCAAGCGCATTGCCGAGATAGTCCGTTCCATCAAGCAGCTGGCCCACCCCGGTGAGCTGGCCAAGGCGTTCCATGACCTGAACGAGATCGCCCGGAACGCCATCACCGTGTCCACCAATGAATGGAAATATGTGGCGGCCATGGCCTTCGAGCCGGACGAACTGCTGGCACCGGTGTTCTGCCTCAAGGGCGAGGTGGGGCAGGTTGTCCTGAACCTGATCGTCAACGCGGCCCACGCCATCGAGTCCAAGCTCAAGGGCAGCGGCGGCCAGGGAACCATCACCATCCGGACCCGGAGCGAAGGGGAGTTCGCCGTGCTTGAGGTGCACGACACGGGCACAGGCATGCCCGAGGATGTGGTGGCCAAGGCGTTCGACCCCTTCTTCACCACCAAGGAGGTGGGCAAGGGGACCGGCCAGGGGTTGGCCATCGCCCATAACGTGGTGGCCGGCATGCACGGTGGTCGTATCGAGATAGCGACCGTGGAAGGCGAAGGCACGACCTTTACGGTCCTGCTGCCGTTCGAGCAGCCTGCCGGGGACTAA
- a CDS encoding chemotaxis protein CheD — MKTIGPDMAKVFLQTGDCFIGVQPTLVTTILGSCLAVTIHSPKMGIGSICHAFLPDSSASRHQGPEPQICRFVDTALQNMLETMDKIGVPRRELCIKMFGGGQGVAVNNMEPSGSYNIGRRNIEMAKKLLKFARLDIQAQDVGGAQGRKLMFNTQTGDVWVKKLNKTQLTAVNENGPRGSKF; from the coding sequence ATGAAAACGATTGGGCCGGACATGGCCAAGGTCTTTTTACAAACGGGTGACTGTTTCATCGGCGTACAGCCCACACTGGTCACGACCATCCTGGGGTCGTGTCTGGCAGTGACCATCCACTCGCCCAAGATGGGTATCGGCTCCATCTGCCACGCCTTCCTGCCGGACAGCTCCGCCTCCCGACATCAGGGGCCGGAGCCGCAGATATGCCGTTTTGTGGACACTGCACTCCAGAACATGCTGGAAACCATGGATAAAATCGGTGTACCTCGCCGCGAACTGTGCATCAAGATGTTCGGGGGCGGACAGGGTGTGGCGGTCAACAACATGGAACCCTCGGGCTCGTACAACATCGGCAGGCGCAACATCGAGATGGCCAAGAAGCTGCTCAAGTTCGCCCGGCTGGATATCCAGGCCCAGGATGTGGGCGGCGCGCAGGGTCGAAAGCTCATGTTCAACACCCAAACCGGAGACGTCTGGGTCAAGAAGCTGAACAAGACCCAGCTCACGGCGGTAAACGAGAACGGGCCGCGCGGCTCCAAGTTCTAG
- a CDS encoding Hpt domain-containing protein — MPGYPVTVDPELAPIMDRYLELRRAGLTVLRAAIETGDLPTVIRQGHVLRGSGGSYGLTRLTQLGGAIEDAGRRGDVDEAARLAKAVEEFIDNVDISYQGRKPAMRILMLAINDPAGTAIQFCKALNRYTAHSARLVTLETRYTHGWEKDLHVPDLGPDGMEEIAILMREADVFHFHMTCDENQPFGPLKPADYIKGKTVVHHHHGHHDFRSDPESFRAKYRKLGRTNLLVSTPDLLKLLPEARWQPNLVPIDDPLLKPMWGRYDDPGQLKVCHSPTRKDLKNTDEFLAAVKYVNRRNVYLSVDMIDDAPNHECLARKRRCHALFDHMQGYYGVSSLEGLSQGLAVIAALDEWNRARIGEFAGTDDLPWLTATNQDELADLLLRLALDREYCEQTGEAGRSFMEACWSDRRIASDLATYYESL, encoded by the coding sequence ATGCCGGGATATCCGGTGACCGTCGACCCTGAACTGGCCCCTATCATGGACCGCTATCTGGAACTGCGGCGGGCGGGTCTCACGGTCTTGCGGGCAGCGATTGAAACCGGCGACCTCCCGACCGTTATACGCCAGGGACATGTGCTCCGAGGCAGCGGGGGGTCCTACGGCCTGACCCGGCTGACCCAGCTGGGCGGGGCCATCGAGGATGCGGGACGACGCGGAGATGTGGACGAGGCAGCGCGGCTGGCCAAGGCAGTGGAAGAATTCATCGACAATGTGGACATCAGTTATCAAGGAAGGAAGCCCGCAATGCGCATCCTCATGCTCGCCATAAACGACCCCGCCGGAACCGCCATCCAGTTCTGCAAGGCGCTCAACCGGTATACGGCGCATTCAGCCCGGCTCGTCACCCTGGAGACCCGCTACACCCACGGCTGGGAAAAGGACCTGCACGTCCCGGACCTCGGCCCGGACGGCATGGAGGAGATCGCCATCCTCATGCGCGAGGCCGACGTCTTCCATTTTCACATGACCTGTGACGAGAATCAGCCATTTGGCCCGCTCAAGCCTGCCGACTACATCAAGGGCAAGACCGTGGTCCACCATCACCACGGGCATCATGATTTCCGCTCCGACCCGGAATCCTTCCGCGCCAAGTACCGCAAGCTGGGCCGAACCAACCTGCTCGTGTCCACCCCCGACCTGCTCAAGCTCCTGCCCGAGGCGCGCTGGCAACCCAATCTGGTGCCCATTGACGACCCCCTGCTCAAACCCATGTGGGGCCGTTATGACGATCCGGGCCAGCTCAAGGTCTGTCACTCGCCCACCCGCAAGGACCTCAAGAACACCGACGAATTCCTGGCTGCGGTCAAGTACGTCAACCGGCGCAACGTCTACCTGTCCGTTGACATGATCGACGATGCGCCCAACCACGAGTGTCTCGCCCGCAAACGGCGTTGCCACGCCCTGTTCGACCACATGCAGGGGTACTACGGCGTGTCCAGCCTTGAAGGGCTATCCCAGGGGCTGGCCGTCATCGCTGCACTGGACGAATGGAACCGGGCACGCATCGGCGAGTTTGCCGGGACCGACGACCTGCCGTGGCTCACGGCCACGAACCAGGATGAGCTGGCCGATCTCCTGCTGCGCCTGGCACTGGATCGGGAATACTGCGAACAAACCGGTGAGGCGGGCCGGAGCTTCATGGAAGCGTGCTGGTCCGATCGGCGTATCGCCTCGGATCTGGCCACCTACTACGAATCCCTCTGA
- a CDS encoding AMIN domain-containing protein, protein MSKTFRHWFLFPATCAMAGLVALILTAHPGLAQDPTADTTRHEVRMDVDFTVLPKVLPDGSEAPASSAAPNEETLDPEPALTDSADDQTPPPAEEPAAAAKAPAETLPKPAQPQQQTEIPAVSPVKGTGVIRSISLDETGQGFSLDVVADRPVGQATFMNLDNPRRLVVDMLGKWTYKGGNVLRSEGVVKHVVMGEHPDHFRLVIHFRTPPRKAVTPELRSAGDQLHVLVTLP, encoded by the coding sequence ATGTCGAAGACGTTCAGGCATTGGTTTCTTTTCCCGGCGACCTGCGCAATGGCCGGGCTTGTCGCGCTGATCCTGACCGCCCATCCGGGCCTGGCCCAGGACCCGACGGCCGATACGACGCGCCACGAGGTTCGCATGGACGTGGACTTCACGGTTCTGCCCAAGGTCCTTCCCGACGGCAGTGAAGCCCCGGCCTCCTCCGCCGCGCCCAACGAGGAAACGCTCGATCCGGAACCGGCCCTGACCGACTCGGCCGACGACCAAACGCCTCCCCCCGCAGAAGAACCCGCTGCCGCCGCGAAGGCCCCGGCAGAAACGCTCCCCAAACCTGCCCAACCCCAACAGCAAACCGAAATCCCCGCCGTATCCCCGGTCAAGGGAACCGGCGTGATCCGCTCGATCTCACTGGACGAGACAGGCCAGGGCTTCAGCCTCGACGTGGTCGCCGATCGGCCCGTGGGCCAGGCCACGTTCATGAATTTGGACAACCCCAGGCGACTGGTGGTGGATATGCTGGGCAAGTGGACCTACAAGGGCGGCAACGTGTTGCGCTCCGAAGGAGTGGTCAAACACGTGGTCATGGGAGAGCATCCGGACCATTTCCGACTGGTCATCCATTTCCGCACCCCGCCCAGAAAAGCCGTCACCCCCGAGCTCCGTTCGGCCGGAGACCAGCTCCATGTCCTGGTCACCCTGCCCTAG
- the pstB gene encoding phosphate ABC transporter ATP-binding protein PstB, translating into MTTTIKVSSTNLDFHYGDFKALEDISIDFESNRVTALIGPSGCGKSTYLRCINRMNDLIPGTKVDGKLTLDGQDIYAPGLDVVSLRRRIGMVFQKPNPFPKTIFENVAYGLRVNGVKDKQFMEQKVEESLLGAALWDEVKDRLHTSALGLSGGQQQRLCIARALAVEPEVLLMDEPASALDPIATQKIEDLIHELKKEFTIIIVTHSMQQAARVSDRTAFFYMGKLIEVDDTKTMFTNPANKQTEDYITGRFG; encoded by the coding sequence ATGACGACGACCATAAAGGTGTCTTCCACCAACCTTGATTTCCACTATGGCGACTTCAAGGCCCTGGAGGACATCTCCATAGACTTCGAGTCCAACAGGGTCACCGCACTCATCGGACCTTCAGGGTGCGGAAAGTCGACCTATCTTCGCTGCATCAACCGCATGAACGACCTTATCCCCGGCACCAAGGTGGACGGCAAGCTGACCCTGGACGGCCAGGACATCTACGCACCCGGCCTGGATGTGGTTTCCCTGCGCCGCCGCATCGGCATGGTCTTCCAGAAGCCCAACCCCTTTCCCAAGACCATCTTCGAAAACGTGGCCTACGGGTTGCGCGTCAACGGCGTGAAGGACAAGCAGTTCATGGAGCAGAAGGTCGAAGAGAGCCTGCTGGGCGCGGCCCTGTGGGACGAGGTCAAGGACCGGTTGCACACCTCGGCTCTGGGTCTGTCCGGCGGTCAGCAGCAGCGGCTGTGCATCGCCCGAGCCCTGGCCGTGGAGCCCGAGGTTCTGCTCATGGACGAGCCCGCCTCCGCCCTCGACCCCATCGCCACCCAGAAGATCGAGGACCTGATTCACGAGCTCAAAAAGGAGTTCACGATCATCATCGTGACCCACTCCATGCAGCAGGCGGCCCGCGTGTCCGACCGAACCGCCTTTTTCTACATGGGCAAGCTGATCGAGGTGGACGACACCAAGACCATGTTCACCAACCCCGCCAACAAGCAGACGGAAGATTACATTACGGGCCGTTTCGGTTAA
- the phoU gene encoding phosphate signaling complex protein PhoU — translation MEQRAHFSKKLEDLKVMVLRMAALSESAVHKAVRAYLENDADLAEEVIVGDEAINEMEDDIDNFSLELLALDQPMAVDLRTIVGAQRITVNLERLGDEAVNLAHRAIFLSTRPPMPHNPKMEDLANTVKKMLSEALKAYVDDDVNLAGQICRMDDKADDLTIAILRQMVSDMVAESRIVERGVHAIIGARHLERVGDLATNVAETVVFIVEGTSMKHNCRG, via the coding sequence ATGGAACAACGCGCACATTTTTCCAAAAAACTCGAGGACCTCAAGGTCATGGTCCTTCGCATGGCGGCCCTTTCGGAATCCGCAGTGCACAAGGCGGTCCGGGCCTACCTCGAGAACGACGCCGATCTGGCCGAAGAGGTCATCGTCGGCGATGAAGCCATCAACGAGATGGAAGACGACATCGACAACTTCAGCCTGGAACTCCTCGCCCTGGACCAGCCCATGGCCGTGGACCTGCGCACCATCGTCGGCGCGCAGCGCATCACGGTGAACCTTGAGCGGCTGGGCGACGAGGCCGTGAACCTGGCCCACCGGGCCATCTTCCTGTCCACCAGGCCTCCCATGCCCCATAACCCCAAGATGGAAGACCTGGCCAACACGGTCAAGAAGATGCTCTCCGAGGCCCTCAAGGCCTACGTGGACGACGACGTGAACCTGGCCGGACAGATCTGCCGCATGGACGACAAGGCCGATGATCTGACCATCGCCATTCTGCGCCAGATGGTCTCCGACATGGTCGCCGAGTCCCGCATCGTGGAACGGGGCGTGCACGCCATCATCGGCGCGCGCCACCTGGAACGCGTGGGCGATCTGGCCACCAACGTCGCCGAGACCGTTGTCTTCATCGTGGAAGGCACGAGCATGAAGCACAACTGCCGAGGCTGA
- a CDS encoding Hpt domain-containing protein: MQSNFGQSGASVPGGAVFDAAAASADLGLTLEEFAPLLTKAAVEIRLRLDAVKQGMAESDLDAVALNSHTMKSVAATLGAEAARQAAFDLERCAKTGDVARSHELLAELEPRALELLAELDRA, from the coding sequence ATGCAGAGTAATTTCGGACAGAGTGGTGCGTCGGTGCCTGGGGGCGCGGTTTTCGACGCGGCGGCGGCCAGCGCGGACCTGGGGTTGACCCTCGAGGAGTTCGCGCCGCTTTTGACCAAGGCGGCGGTGGAGATCCGGCTGCGGTTGGATGCGGTCAAGCAGGGCATGGCCGAAAGCGACCTGGATGCCGTGGCCCTGAACAGCCACACCATGAAAAGCGTGGCCGCGACCCTTGGAGCCGAAGCGGCCCGTCAGGCCGCCTTTGATCTGGAACGCTGCGCCAAGACCGGCGATGTGGCACGCAGCCACGAACTGCTCGCGGAACTGGAGCCCCGGGCTCTGGAGTTGTTGGCGGAATTGGACCGGGCCTAG
- a CDS encoding helix-turn-helix domain-containing protein: MGVTCSQKVCGDKKYYCTMELTLQVIGGKWKLLILHKLGQEGTMRFSEVKRSIPNITQKMLTQQLRELESDGVVRREVYPQVPPKVEYSLTELGESILPLIKSLCHWGERYAEWYDGEHMPEAEAV; encoded by the coding sequence ATGGGTGTGACGTGTTCGCAGAAGGTGTGCGGGGACAAGAAATACTACTGTACCATGGAGTTGACTCTCCAGGTCATCGGCGGGAAGTGGAAGCTGCTCATCCTGCACAAGCTGGGTCAGGAAGGGACCATGCGTTTCAGCGAGGTCAAGCGGTCCATTCCGAATATCACCCAGAAGATGCTCACTCAGCAGTTACGCGAACTGGAATCCGACGGCGTGGTCCGGCGTGAGGTTTACCCGCAGGTGCCGCCCAAGGTGGAATATTCCCTGACCGAGTTGGGAGAGAGCATCCTGCCGCTCATCAAGAGCCTGTGCCATTGGGGCGAGCGCTATGCGGAGTGGTACGATGGGGAGCATATGCCCGAGGCCGAGGCTGTCTAG